The segment TAATTTCTAGTGCTTGCCACTCTGACAAAAATACTGACAGTGGATGAATATCCCCAGAGTAAAAATGGAAGTAATTATATCATATCGGCTTATGAATATAGGAACTGGAGATAATGTTCACGCTAAGTGGATATCGGGGAGATGGATATTTGAAACTAACAATGGTTATTCCCAGTTACTGGGGAAGAGAAAGCAATGTGGGATGGCTTGAAGGTGATTCAGTATATGATCATGCCACTCCGCTGGATTCTGAGGGAACAATTGGACGAGCCATCGAAAGTACAGCCATACTTGAAGACACGGACTTCGAGCTGGTAATTCTGGTCGCTCCGAATAATGCAGAGATCACCGACCAGGTGGAGCAGAAGGTAAGAGAGATCATCAGGTCCTCTTCAAATGGTAATATCAAAGTCCATATGTTCGGTCCTTCAAATCTGGAAAAACTGCATGAGGAACTGAAGAACGGTGGTATGGATGAATATTGTGACCTACTCTCACTAACAGGTTATTCCAACATCAGGAACATGTGCCTTTTTATCCCGCATATTATGAACTCAGATGTTGCACTCCTGATCGATGACGATGAGGTCTTTGAAGACCCGCAATTCATATCCAAGGCAAAGGAATTCATAGGAAACCATCATGAAGGGAATCTTATCAATGCGATTGCCGGCTACTACCTCCAGCCAGACGGGGATTACCTTGTTGGTGCTCCTGACAGCCCCTGGACCAGATACTGGAACAAGAATGCCTGTATGAATGAAGGTTTTGAACAGGTAATAGGCACATCCCCACGGCTTAAGGAAACTCCTTTCGTATTTGGGGGAAATATGGTCATCCACCGGAACCTGTTCATGGAAGTCCCATTCGACCCCATGGTCCCGCGAGGGGAAGATATTGATTATCTTATGAATGCCAGGATGTTCGGCCATTCCTTCTTCCTTGATAACGAACTTGCCATCAAACACCTTCCACCTGCTAAATCCCACCCGAAATGGAAGCGGGTGCGAGAAGATATTTACAGGTTTGTCTATGAGCGAGCGAAGCTAATGAGCCAGAAAAAGACCGATGGGATGACAATATTGTCTGTAGAAGATATGGGCTGCTACCCCGGAAGCTTCCTCGGTGACGATCTTGAAAAGAAGATCATAAATGCCTGCAGGCTGCTCTCGGAAGAGTATCTTGATAAGGGCGATCCGGTTGGAAGCGAGGAAGCCCTCAAGAACATCGAGCTTTCACTCGACGATGCGATACCCGACCTTGATCCCTTCAACCATCTTTGCCAGCTGCAAAAGAAATGGAGCGAACTTATGCTGTATGCAGATGAGAGAGATGGGCTGGATTCGATCATCAATGGTACTTTGTAAGAACATCATGTGATGGAAGTATACAGACCTCTCAACAAATCCTTATAGGGCTTTGTTGTAAGAAGAGTTGATGGCAAACTACAAGTTGATGGTACAGGATGTAATAAAAAAGGCCGATGTCCTTCTCGAGGTAGTGGACGCCCGATTCCCGGATGAGACACGGAACAGTGAGGTAGAGCGTAATGTCAAACGTTCACGCAAACCATTGATAATAGTGCTCAGCAAATGCGACCTTGTCTCAAAGGAAACGCTTGAGAAATCCAAATCCCGCCTTTCAAAGATCGCACCTACGGTCTTCGTTTCCAGCAAGGAAAGGTATGGTACCACTATGCTGAGACATAAGATCCTTGAAGTTGCCGACATACAGGGACGCGAGATCCTCATCGGATGTCTTGGTTATCCAAACACCGGGAAATCCTCGGTGATCAACGGAGTGGTAGGGAAAGGAAAGACCAGCACATCATCCATATCCGGACACACTAAAGGGGTACAGCTTGTAAAAGCTGGCTCACGCATTGTTTTTATTGACACTCCAGGAGTCATACCTTTTGACGAGAATGACGAGTACAGGCAGGGCCTTCTTGGAGTAAAAGATGCCACACATCTGAGCGATCTTGAGGGAGTGGCCATGAAGATCATCGAGAATGCATGTGAAAAGAACAAGCCTGCTCTTGAGGAATTCTATAAGGTCGAGATCGGGAACGAGAATGTTTACGAGATTCTTGAGCTCATAGGGTTAAAATTAAATTACCTTAAGAAAAAAGGCGAGATCGATGAGATAAGGGCTGCTGTAAGGATCATTAATGACTGGCAACAGGGGAAACTGTTGATCTGAATTCTTTAAATCTGCTATCATCCGCTAAAGCCTGCGGACATAGCCGTCCCGGCTTTAATGGATTTTTATAATAACCGGGGTATGTTATAGTCTTTATGAAAGTATCTCTTTTACTCTCCCAACCTGACCATCCTCCAGCTGAACCTTTATCCCATGGGGATGTGAAGAAGATTTAGTTAGAATTCTCTTGACAATTCCGTGAGTTATTTTGCCGGATCGTTGATCTTTCTTTAAGACGATCCCTACTTTTGCTCCAATTTTGATATTTGCTCTGGTATTACCTTCACTCATGATGGAATAAAAGTCCCTAAAGCTATAAACAGGTATTATTTAAAAGAACTTCATGCAGTAATCAGCCAATGATCTCTTTCTTGATAGAATGATAGCATTGATCTGCTACTTTTGTGGATCCTTCAAATAACTTCTTTTCAAAATCGAATCGAGATGCAAAGTCATCAACCGTTTCATCAAACTTCTTTTCGTAGCACAGGCCGGTATCCACCTTTCCGACATTTTTGTAACCAGAGTAATCAAATACCATTTTTGTCATTTCGATATTATCCGGATCAGGAGTTAATTTTGCAAGAACAAGCATTTCTTTCCAGTTGGCTGCCTGCATGGGGGTTAAGAAGTATGTGCCTGTACCTCTTTCTTCACCGGACATGGCTTCAACATAAGCACTCCTGTTACCGAATGCAGCACAGATACAATCATCCACGATGTTACCTTCAGCATCTTTAAGGATCCGAACCGGGATTCCGAGGTGTGCAAAATCAGATTCGATGGTTCCAAGCACATTGCCACAAAGACCGTAAAATACCAGCACACCGTCAAATCGTTCTCCATTTTCCTCGATGGTCATGTATACCTTTTCCTTGAGAAGATCAGGATCAGCATCCAGCGCGAACTCCAGAAGATGCAGGACAACCACGAATTTGTCGGTCGGATCAAGCTTTGAATCTACATCCTCAATAGATATTTTTTCGTAGTCCAGGGAAACCTCATTCAGCTTCTTTTCAATTCCTTCAATATTTTCGTTCTCGATCAGTAGCAGACGAGTATTCTCGTCCTCTCCCTCGAATATATTAACGAGTTCATCTTCGAACATACGACAGGATACAAGGTATAGTGATGGCATGTTATAACCCTCCGGTAAAAGATTTTGATCTTTTGAAAATGTGACTGTTTTTTAGTGTAAATAATAATGGAGTTGGTACCTATAAAAGTCCATCCATGTAGGCATTCAATATATCCGATCACAGGAACGAAATAACTGTCACCAAACATAAGGACATTTGAGTAAACGTGCTTTGAAAAAATATCATAGAAAATAAAAATGCAGAATTGATTGCTATCATCATAAGAATTAGGTTATAATTATTTTTAGCAAAAACCCAAAACGTATATTATATTAAAACTAATAATTAAGTATCAGGATAATTTGTGGTAAAATCAATAAGAGGTAGTACAATGGATTTACAAAATTGGAAACTTACTGTATTGACCGTTTGTTTGCTGGTCACAGGGATGGTAATTCCAGTCTCTGCATTCGCTCCATCGATCAATGCTCAATATGATATTTATGATGAACTGACCGTAGAAATGCCAGATAATGAACTATACGTACATGACGAGATCATTGTCAAGTTCAGTCCCGGTGTTTCAGAAGAAAAGATCGCAAACATAAATGCCAGAAACGGGGCTAAAGTAAAGTACACAAGTCAGTATGCCGGTTTTAAGGTTCTGAAGATACCTGAGAACAGGAATGCCCAGAAGATGGCCGAGATGTACAGTAAGAATCCAAATGTGGAATATGCTGTTCCAAATGCTATTATGACTGCTTTTGCTGTGAATGATCCATATTACCACTACCAGTGGAATTTACATAGTGATTATGGTATCAATGTTGAACCTGCATGGGAAATTACTACAGGGGAAGGTGTTATTGTAGCTGTACTTGATACCGGAGTTGCCCAAAATGCTCCTGACCTTGCAGATACAAACTTCGTTTCTGGATACGATTTCATCAATGGAGATAATGATCCGGACGATGATCAGTCCCATGGGACCCACGTTGCAGGAACCATTGCACAGAGCACCAACAATGGAATTGGGGTAGCAGGAGTTGCATATGATTGCTCCATCATGCCCGTAAAAGTGCTTGGTGCTGACGGAAGTGGAAACCTTGCTCAGTTGGTGGATGGAATATACTTTGCAACCGATAATGGTGCAGATGTTATAAGCATGAGTCTTGGTTACCCACCTAGGTATTACCCTGGTGTGGCCTTAGACAATGCACTTGAATATGCAGACAAACAGGGTGTTACCATTGTAGCTGCTGCAGGTAATGACGGAACACGTTTCGTTAGCTATCCTGCTGCTTACGAGAAATGTATTGCAGTCGGAGCAACCGGTTATGATGGAAACTTAGCACCATATTCGAATTATGGGCCGGGACTTGATGTAGTAGCACCTGGTGGTAATACAGGACAGGACCTGAACAATGATGGATATGGAGACGGCATACTTCAGAACACTTTTGACCCAAGTACCCA is part of the Methanococcoides orientis genome and harbors:
- a CDS encoding YwbE family protein, which encodes MSEGNTRANIKIGAKVGIVLKKDQRSGKITHGIVKRILTKSSSHPHGIKVQLEDGQVGRVKEILS
- a CDS encoding glycosyltransferase family 2 protein; protein product: MKLTMVIPSYWGRESNVGWLEGDSVYDHATPLDSEGTIGRAIESTAILEDTDFELVILVAPNNAEITDQVEQKVREIIRSSSNGNIKVHMFGPSNLEKLHEELKNGGMDEYCDLLSLTGYSNIRNMCLFIPHIMNSDVALLIDDDEVFEDPQFISKAKEFIGNHHEGNLINAIAGYYLQPDGDYLVGAPDSPWTRYWNKNACMNEGFEQVIGTSPRLKETPFVFGGNMVIHRNLFMEVPFDPMVPRGEDIDYLMNARMFGHSFFLDNELAIKHLPPAKSHPKWKRVREDIYRFVYERAKLMSQKKTDGMTILSVEDMGCYPGSFLGDDLEKKIINACRLLSEEYLDKGDPVGSEEALKNIELSLDDAIPDLDPFNHLCQLQKKWSELMLYADERDGLDSIINGTL
- a CDS encoding S8 family serine peptidase, producing the protein MDLQNWKLTVLTVCLLVTGMVIPVSAFAPSINAQYDIYDELTVEMPDNELYVHDEIIVKFSPGVSEEKIANINARNGAKVKYTSQYAGFKVLKIPENRNAQKMAEMYSKNPNVEYAVPNAIMTAFAVNDPYYHYQWNLHSDYGINVEPAWEITTGEGVIVAVLDTGVAQNAPDLADTNFVSGYDFINGDNDPDDDQSHGTHVAGTIAQSTNNGIGVAGVAYDCSIMPVKVLGADGSGNLAQLVDGIYFATDNGADVISMSLGYPPRYYPGVALDNALEYADKQGVTIVAAAGNDGTRFVSYPAAYEKCIAVGATGYDGNLAPYSNYGPGLDVVAPGGNTGQDLNNDGYGDGILQNTFDPSTQIFSYYFFQGTSMATPHVSGVAALLISQGASNDEVRTALESTAMDLGKSGWDTAYGYGLIDAKAALDSLNSVPAENLAPTASINGPYSGVVGTQIQFSSSGSTDPDGTIDFYYWEFGDGNTSNSENPTNVYGSAGTFTVNLTVTDNNDAAGTDSTTVTVTTATEPPETGISIISVDPITRTAGKNTFVSAKAVVSVQPDLAGSMVSGYWTGATTDIDSGLTDGSGTLTFYSDEVKYKKGELTFTFTVDDSTLSTIYPQ
- a CDS encoding DUF1638 domain-containing protein, with translation MPSLYLVSCRMFEDELVNIFEGEDENTRLLLIENENIEGIEKKLNEVSLDYEKISIEDVDSKLDPTDKFVVVLHLLEFALDADPDLLKEKVYMTIEENGERFDGVLVFYGLCGNVLGTIESDFAHLGIPVRILKDAEGNIVDDCICAAFGNRSAYVEAMSGEERGTGTYFLTPMQAANWKEMLVLAKLTPDPDNIEMTKMVFDYSGYKNVGKVDTGLCYEKKFDETVDDFASRFDFEKKLFEGSTKVADQCYHSIKKEIIG
- a CDS encoding GTPase, with amino-acid sequence MANYKLMVQDVIKKADVLLEVVDARFPDETRNSEVERNVKRSRKPLIIVLSKCDLVSKETLEKSKSRLSKIAPTVFVSSKERYGTTMLRHKILEVADIQGREILIGCLGYPNTGKSSVINGVVGKGKTSTSSISGHTKGVQLVKAGSRIVFIDTPGVIPFDENDEYRQGLLGVKDATHLSDLEGVAMKIIENACEKNKPALEEFYKVEIGNENVYEILELIGLKLNYLKKKGEIDEIRAAVRIINDWQQGKLLI